A single Ignavibacteriales bacterium DNA region contains:
- a CDS encoding OsmC family protein, whose amino-acid sequence MEEVHYYQTSVTWKQDRIGQIDAPVMPPVEVATPPEFPKGVPNIWSPEHLFVASANVCLMTTFLSIAENSKFEFISYNSNATGKLEKVDRAFMISEITLEPEILVDSQDKVEKAERLIHKSEQHCLISNSMKTKINLNPKIIVKG is encoded by the coding sequence ATGGAAGAAGTACATTATTATCAGACATCGGTAACCTGGAAGCAGGACCGTATAGGCCAGATTGACGCCCCGGTAATGCCCCCGGTTGAAGTTGCCACCCCGCCTGAATTCCCAAAAGGCGTGCCCAATATCTGGTCACCGGAGCATCTTTTTGTGGCCTCTGCCAATGTCTGCCTCATGACCACATTTCTCTCGATAGCTGAAAACTCAAAATTTGAATTCATCTCCTATAATTCGAATGCCACCGGAAAACTCGAGAAGGTTGACCGCGCGTTTATGATTTCAGAAATCACCCTGGAGCCCGAAATTCTGGTTGACTCACAGGATAAAGTAGAAAAAGCAGAGCGCCTTATTCACAAATCTGAGCAGCATTGCTTAATTTCGAACTCTATGAAAACAAAAATTAACCTGAACCCAAAAATCATTGTAAAGGGATAA
- a CDS encoding aminotransferase class I/II-fold pyridoxal phosphate-dependent enzyme, with translation MKEDTACGGGENFDLHSIMESGRRFSFKEKMAYFRQITDQLDEHHQLMYMRMIGSAADREVLVYDEETGRMRPMLMFGSNNYLGLANHPYIKEQVKKAAQQFGTGIGGPPLLNGYTSLHRRLEERLAELKKTESAMIFASGYAANLGLVSGLADKDAILIYDAYSHASFTDGIKLSGAKSFRFPHNSMPALEEKLRIARLTNHGDIFVGVEGIYSMDGDAAPLDETAAICEKYGAILLVDDAHGTGVAGKTGRGSEEAFGVEGKVDVIMGTFSKTFAVTGGFVAASADIINYLRFYARSYMFSATVSPLIIAAVDAALDVMQREPERLEQLRQNIVYAHACLERSGFTVSGNSAIIPIPVPQNMNIRKAAYDLHRMGIFLNSIEYPAVPLSGQRFRVSLMATHTRGDIDRLAEALAEVWIPAGEHEHAV, from the coding sequence ATGAAAGAAGACACTGCATGCGGAGGGGGAGAGAATTTTGACCTTCACTCGATTATGGAGAGCGGAAGGAGATTCAGCTTCAAAGAGAAAATGGCTTATTTCAGGCAGATCACGGATCAGCTTGATGAACATCATCAGCTTATGTATATGCGGATGATCGGATCGGCTGCTGACCGGGAAGTGCTGGTGTATGATGAGGAGACCGGCCGGATGCGTCCGATGCTGATGTTCGGTTCAAATAACTATCTCGGACTTGCAAATCATCCTTACATTAAAGAACAGGTAAAAAAAGCAGCGCAGCAGTTTGGCACAGGAATCGGAGGCCCGCCGCTGCTGAACGGATATACATCACTGCACCGCCGGCTTGAAGAGCGTCTCGCGGAACTTAAAAAAACAGAATCAGCAATGATATTTGCAAGCGGCTATGCAGCAAACCTGGGGCTGGTTTCGGGGCTTGCTGATAAAGATGCGATTCTGATATATGATGCATACAGTCATGCATCCTTTACCGACGGGATAAAACTTTCGGGCGCAAAATCATTCCGCTTTCCTCACAATTCGATGCCCGCGCTTGAAGAAAAACTCCGGATAGCCCGCCTGACGAATCATGGAGATATCTTTGTGGGAGTTGAGGGTATATATTCGATGGATGGCGATGCTGCCCCTCTTGATGAAACGGCTGCCATCTGCGAAAAATACGGAGCGATCCTGCTGGTTGATGACGCGCATGGAACCGGAGTAGCGGGAAAAACCGGCAGGGGTTCTGAAGAAGCGTTCGGGGTTGAAGGAAAAGTTGATGTGATCATGGGAACGTTCAGTAAAACCTTCGCAGTTACCGGAGGATTTGTTGCGGCAAGTGCGGATATCATAAACTATCTGAGATTTTACGCACGCTCGTATATGTTCTCTGCTACCGTCTCTCCTCTGATTATCGCGGCGGTTGATGCAGCGCTTGATGTGATGCAGCGAGAACCGGAACGGCTTGAACAGCTAAGGCAGAATATTGTTTATGCACATGCCTGCCTTGAGAGAAGTGGATTTACCGTAAGCGGAAATTCAGCAATTATTCCAATACCCGTGCCTCAGAACATGAATATCCGTAAAGCAGCGTATGACCTGCACCGTATGGGCATTTTCCTTAATTCCATTGAATATCCGGCAGTACCTCTTTCCGGACAGCGCTTCCGCGTCAGTCTGATGGCAACCCATACCCGCGGGGATATTGACCGCCTGGCGGAGGCTCTTGCTGAAGTGTGGATTCCAGCGGGAGAACATGAGCACGCGGTCTAA
- a CDS encoding UbiA family prenyltransferase, with translation MHNELIIKPYPLFSIGFMKAFAVTMRPYLLFVSGITGLAGLAFSAGSDFTRFLLVGLASFLSYGFGQALTDCFQTDTDVISSPYRPLVQGLISVRDVLFVSMAGLLICVAIFAHYSVWNIALGGLSALGLLTYTWFKKRYWAGPFYNAWIVAVLFLMGYITSPAESTGAHLMLLPAVILVFSGYANFVLGGYFKDIEADRQTGYFTLPVKFGRKISAYFSDLFALGMILPAASLLIKELRAGKELSMVLPAMVFLMLSLAVTVTAQVLLHRVRTDDSAHKPIALIVHGYILCLSAVSLLQRPEWWLFLAGYYFLFIAVLKLRPSESQI, from the coding sequence ATGCACAACGAACTTATCATCAAACCTTATCCCCTGTTTTCCATCGGATTTATGAAAGCATTTGCGGTCACCATGAGGCCGTATCTGCTCTTTGTCTCAGGTATTACCGGACTTGCCGGACTGGCTTTTTCAGCAGGGAGTGATTTTACCCGATTTTTACTCGTCGGACTTGCTTCGTTCCTTTCCTACGGTTTTGGGCAGGCGCTTACGGACTGCTTTCAGACGGATACCGATGTAATCTCCTCCCCTTACCGGCCTCTGGTTCAGGGACTGATTTCTGTCAGAGATGTCCTATTTGTCAGTATGGCTGGTTTACTAATCTGCGTTGCAATTTTCGCTCATTATTCAGTTTGGAATATTGCCCTCGGCGGGCTTTCTGCTCTCGGACTTCTGACGTATACCTGGTTTAAAAAAAGATACTGGGCTGGTCCGTTTTATAATGCATGGATAGTTGCAGTTCTTTTTCTGATGGGATATATAACCAGTCCTGCTGAATCAACGGGTGCGCATCTGATGCTTTTACCGGCGGTGATTTTAGTTTTTTCAGGGTATGCTAATTTTGTGCTGGGCGGTTATTTTAAGGATATTGAAGCAGACCGCCAGACCGGATACTTCACGCTGCCGGTCAAATTTGGAAGAAAAATTTCAGCGTATTTCAGTGACCTCTTTGCACTCGGGATGATTCTGCCGGCTGCATCATTGCTGATTAAAGAACTGCGAGCAGGGAAAGAACTCAGCATGGTTCTCCCGGCAATGGTATTCCTTATGTTATCACTTGCAGTGACAGTAACGGCACAGGTATTGCTCCACAGGGTGCGGACGGATGATAGTGCCCACAAACCGATTGCCCTGATAGTGCATGGATATATACTTTGTCTCTCGGCTGTTTCTCTCTTACAAAGACCGGAATGGTGGCTGTTTCTTGCGGGATATTATTTTCTATTTATTGCCGTGCTGAAACTCCGGCCTTCTGAAAGCCAGATATAG
- the hemH gene encoding ferrochelatase, which translates to MPKNPSTGVLLVQLGTPDTPGIFDVYRYLTEFLNDPRVIDIPWLLRKILVNLIIVPFRVKNSSHVYQKLWTREGSPILLYGNSVRDLLKKELGDDFGVELAMRYQNPSLDEVLARMNKANYKKIIIVPLFPQYASASTGSALEKAMQIISKWWVIPEVRVISQYYDDPGYINAFIEIGKKYNHAEYDHVLFSFHGLPIRQVDKVYTDGKPCDDHNCENEITEDNKYCYKAVCYATTRMIAEGLGIPREKYTVCFQSRLDKDWLEPFADKVVVEQAKKGAKKLLVFSPAFVADCLETLIEIGYEYDELIKEHGGEKVQLVESLNDHPLWIQTLKNLVLKQ; encoded by the coding sequence GTGCCAAAGAACCCATCCACGGGAGTATTGCTTGTTCAGCTCGGAACCCCTGACACACCGGGCATTTTTGATGTGTACCGCTATTTAACAGAATTTCTGAACGATCCGAGGGTGATTGATATCCCCTGGCTGCTTAGAAAGATTCTGGTTAATCTGATTATCGTCCCTTTCCGGGTTAAAAACTCATCTCATGTCTATCAGAAACTATGGACCAGGGAGGGCTCACCAATTTTGCTCTATGGCAACAGCGTGCGTGACCTGCTCAAAAAAGAACTGGGAGATGATTTTGGTGTTGAACTTGCCATGCGATATCAGAATCCCTCGCTGGATGAGGTGCTGGCACGGATGAACAAGGCCAATTATAAGAAGATTATTATCGTTCCGCTTTTCCCGCAGTATGCATCCGCAAGCACCGGTTCAGCGCTTGAGAAAGCAATGCAGATTATCAGCAAATGGTGGGTGATACCGGAGGTGAGAGTTATCAGCCAGTATTATGATGATCCGGGATATATCAATGCGTTTATTGAAATCGGTAAAAAGTATAACCACGCGGAGTATGACCACGTTCTCTTCAGTTTTCACGGGCTGCCCATCCGCCAGGTTGATAAAGTATATACTGACGGCAAGCCGTGTGATGACCATAACTGCGAAAATGAAATTACCGAAGACAATAAATACTGCTATAAAGCAGTTTGCTATGCAACCACACGGATGATTGCCGAGGGACTGGGAATCCCGCGTGAGAAATATACGGTCTGCTTCCAGTCACGGCTGGATAAAGACTGGCTTGAGCCGTTTGCTGACAAGGTGGTTGTTGAGCAGGCAAAGAAGGGGGCAAAGAAACTGCTGGTTTTCAGTCCGGCTTTTGTGGCTGACTGCCTGGAGACTCTGATCGAAATTGGTTATGAGTATGATGAACTGATTAAGGAGCATGGCGGTGAAAAGGTGCAGCTTGTTGAAAGCTTAAACGACCACCCGCTCTGGATTCAGACCCTGAAAAATCTTGTCCTGAAACAATAG
- a CDS encoding DNA alkylation repair protein yields the protein MTSSEKTFHEVIALMKAKADPSRLEGMARYGISVKNCLGIKAPELREIAKVYKKNPELAAILWDSEIHEARILSALVDDPKKITPEEMERRVKDFDSWDICDASCMMLFDRTPYAFDKAMKWARRDEEYVRRAGFALMASLALKRHKLPDETYFPFFEEIYIAATDNRNFVKKAVNWALRSIGKRNETLRLKALESCGRLYTLNNKTASWIAKDAEKELVVRY from the coding sequence ATGACCAGTTCAGAAAAGACTTTTCATGAAGTAATTGCTTTAATGAAAGCAAAAGCCGATCCCAGCCGGCTTGAGGGGATGGCGCGGTATGGTATTTCCGTTAAAAACTGTCTGGGGATAAAAGCACCGGAACTGAGAGAAATAGCCAAAGTTTATAAAAAAAATCCGGAGCTTGCTGCAATTCTGTGGGACAGCGAAATCCATGAAGCGCGGATTCTTTCCGCACTGGTTGATGATCCCAAAAAGATTACTCCGGAAGAAATGGAAAGAAGGGTAAAGGATTTTGACTCGTGGGATATATGCGATGCAAGCTGCATGATGCTTTTTGACCGCACGCCCTATGCATTTGATAAGGCAATGAAATGGGCACGCAGAGATGAAGAATATGTCCGCCGTGCGGGATTTGCACTGATGGCATCGCTTGCGCTCAAGCGGCACAAACTGCCGGATGAAACGTATTTCCCTTTCTTTGAAGAGATATATATAGCAGCCACAGACAACCGAAATTTTGTAAAGAAAGCGGTCAATTGGGCTCTGCGCTCAATCGGGAAGAGGAATGAAACGCTCCGGCTGAAGGCGCTTGAATCCTGCGGTAGGTTATATACACTCAACAACAAAACTGCATCATGGATTGCAAAAGACGCGGAGAAGGAATTAGTAGTTAGGTATTAG
- a CDS encoding thiamine-monophosphate kinase, with translation MQVNTRVSENLFIENLVKNFTRSPFQVNGLQESDAELIRLDGTSTILAVTTDSISEEISSGLYDDFRQAGWMAVMINLSDLAAVGAVPLGLVMQETLPVEIKEQDIMNIQMGIHNAVQACGTYILGGDTNRGRSIMLGGTALGIISDGKPMTRKGCSPGDILCTTGKPGLGNAYAFEKLFIPADKRTITYLPKAKLQEGYLIKQFASACIDSSDGFVAALDQLMRVNGCGFRLFADTEVFTAQEALALASATGTGAEVFLSAIHGDFELVFTVPSGRAEELAQYEKAGGFSIIKIGEVIEEPAIEFLIKGKKRKPDTGYIRNLYEHYAENPGGYLNELNAAWNNS, from the coding sequence ATGCAGGTAAACACCCGTGTTAGTGAAAATCTATTTATTGAAAACCTGGTAAAAAATTTCACCCGTTCCCCTTTTCAGGTAAACGGGCTGCAGGAGTCCGATGCTGAACTGATCAGACTTGATGGCACCAGTACGATTCTTGCAGTAACCACAGACAGTATATCTGAGGAAATCAGCAGCGGGCTGTATGATGATTTCCGGCAGGCGGGATGGATGGCGGTGATGATCAATCTGAGTGATCTTGCGGCTGTGGGTGCGGTTCCTCTCGGTCTGGTGATGCAGGAGACTTTACCAGTCGAAATAAAAGAGCAGGACATTATGAACATTCAGATGGGAATACATAACGCAGTGCAGGCATGCGGGACGTATATACTCGGAGGAGACACCAACAGAGGCCGCAGCATAATGCTTGGCGGAACAGCTTTGGGAATCATCAGTGACGGGAAACCAATGACAAGGAAAGGGTGCAGTCCGGGGGATATACTCTGCACAACCGGAAAACCGGGTCTTGGAAATGCTTACGCGTTTGAAAAATTATTCATCCCCGCTGACAAAAGAACAATTACCTATCTGCCCAAAGCAAAACTGCAGGAAGGATACCTGATAAAACAATTTGCTTCGGCATGCATTGACAGCAGCGACGGATTTGTTGCCGCGCTTGACCAGCTCATGCGGGTGAATGGCTGCGGATTCCGTCTTTTTGCGGATACTGAAGTTTTTACTGCTCAGGAAGCGCTTGCTTTGGCATCTGCAACAGGCACAGGTGCTGAAGTTTTTCTTTCAGCCATTCACGGTGATTTTGAACTGGTCTTTACGGTTCCATCCGGCAGAGCGGAAGAATTAGCCCAATATGAGAAAGCAGGCGGTTTTAGCATTATAAAAATCGGGGAAGTGATTGAAGAACCGGCAATAGAATTTCTAATTAAAGGGAAAAAGCGGAAACCTGATACGGGATATATAAGAAATCTGTATGAGCATTATGCTGAAAACCCGGGTGGTTATCTTAATGAGCTGAATGCAGCCTGGAATAATTCCTGA
- a CDS encoding zinc ribbon domain-containing protein — MPMYEYKCSDCSAKFEQFQKSLTSSETVECPQCKSEKVTKLFSAFASVGTSSGSFASDYSDSCSTSGGGCCGGGSCSVN, encoded by the coding sequence ATGCCGATGTACGAATATAAATGCAGCGACTGCTCAGCCAAATTTGAGCAGTTTCAGAAATCACTTACATCCTCTGAAACCGTGGAGTGCCCGCAGTGTAAATCAGAAAAAGTTACTAAATTGTTTTCTGCTTTTGCTTCTGTCGGAACCTCATCCGGTTCATTTGCGTCAGATTATTCAGACTCCTGCTCAACTTCCGGCGGGGGATGCTGCGGAGGCGGAAGTTGTTCAGTAAATTAG
- a CDS encoding 4Fe-4S binding protein, with translation MVREIIKIDEEKCDGCGVCVPACAEGALQIIDGKARLISDMFCDGLGACIKECPQDAIAIETREAEPYDEITVMKQMMKAGENTVIAHLKHLLDHNETELFEQAIGFLKEQGIEVKIDEEEEHKPHACPGSKSAYNPKEKITEDTGSRDSHLTHWPVQLHLISPGAQQYRGADLLLAADCVPFAYPDFHKDFLNGKALAIACPKLDSNQQVYLDKLIHMIKTAKLRSITVAVMEVPCCSGLFRLAKAAIEYSGEDVPLDVVVVGTDGVIRNN, from the coding sequence ATGGTCAGAGAAATAATCAAAATAGATGAAGAAAAATGTGACGGCTGCGGGGTTTGTGTACCGGCGTGCGCTGAGGGAGCTTTACAGATAATTGACGGCAAAGCCCGGCTTATCAGTGATATGTTTTGTGACGGGCTGGGTGCCTGCATTAAGGAGTGTCCGCAGGATGCTATTGCCATTGAAACCCGCGAAGCAGAACCCTATGATGAGATAACGGTAATGAAGCAGATGATGAAAGCGGGAGAGAATACCGTAATCGCTCATCTGAAGCATCTGCTTGACCATAATGAAACGGAGTTGTTTGAACAGGCGATTGGTTTTCTGAAGGAGCAGGGGATTGAAGTAAAAATTGATGAAGAGGAGGAGCATAAACCGCATGCATGTCCCGGATCAAAATCAGCATATAACCCAAAGGAAAAAATTACAGAAGATACAGGAAGCCGCGATTCTCATTTAACTCACTGGCCGGTTCAGCTTCATTTGATTTCTCCCGGGGCACAGCAATACCGCGGAGCTGATCTGCTTCTGGCGGCTGACTGCGTGCCGTTTGCTTATCCGGATTTCCATAAAGATTTTCTTAATGGAAAAGCTCTGGCCATAGCATGTCCAAAGTTGGACAGCAATCAGCAGGTGTATCTGGATAAACTGATTCACATGATTAAAACTGCAAAGCTCAGGTCAATCACCGTTGCCGTTATGGAAGTGCCTTGCTGTTCGGGATTGTTCCGGCTGGCAAAAGCTGCAATTGAATACTCAGGAGAGGATGTTCCGCTGGATGTGGTGGTGGTTGGTACAGACGGGGTCATCCGTAATAACTAA
- a CDS encoding acyl-CoA thioesterase codes for MPFSEFETDVVIRPDDIDMNNHVHSSKYMDYVIAARYDQMRTHYKMSMTEFNEKGMNWYISVTHIEYKREMRMGDEIAVRTKVLEAGGAQAKVGFKIVLKKTGKSAAEGYFVYTLINTTNGRPVRIPDDVVERYSI; via the coding sequence ATGCCCTTCTCCGAATTTGAGACCGATGTTGTCATCCGTCCTGATGATATTGATATGAACAATCATGTTCACAGCTCTAAATATATGGACTATGTCATTGCAGCCCGTTATGACCAGATGCGTACGCATTACAAAATGTCCATGACGGAGTTCAATGAAAAGGGGATGAACTGGTATATATCAGTTACCCATATTGAGTATAAACGGGAGATGAGAATGGGGGATGAAATAGCCGTCCGGACAAAAGTGCTGGAAGCAGGCGGAGCACAGGCAAAGGTGGGGTTTAAGATTGTGTTAAAGAAAACAGGAAAATCAGCGGCGGAAGGATATTTTGTATATACACTGATTAACACAACTAACGGTCGTCCGGTCAGGATTCCGGATGATGTGGTTGAACGGTACTCAATTTAA
- a CDS encoding sodium-dependent bicarbonate transport family permease — protein MDAGIISSNLLNAPVLFFFLGMFAVWVGSDLSIPQPLPKFFSLYLLMAIGFKGGTELSKTGINEQLIWVLVFSLLLSFIFPVLLYPVLSRYFGKSDSAAIAASYGSVSAVTFITAVSLLQKLQIPYAGYLVAALAVMESPAIISGIVMSRRNNSESGGLPLKELIREAVFNGSVLVLTGSLVIGMVTGSSGEADLAPFVQYLFKGILCLFLLDMGLVSAARIKGSNTINLTVVLFALIVPLVQAIPGLGVSWFLNLSTGDAFLFTVLCAGASYIAVPAAMRLALPDANPGIYVTMALAITFPFNVIAGIPLYLYLVTLITG, from the coding sequence ATGGATGCCGGAATTATTTCGTCTAATTTACTAAACGCTCCTGTACTCTTTTTCTTTCTGGGTATGTTCGCAGTCTGGGTAGGCTCGGACCTCTCCATACCTCAGCCGCTTCCGAAATTCTTTTCACTTTACCTCCTGATGGCGATCGGTTTTAAGGGGGGGACGGAGCTGAGCAAAACCGGCATAAACGAACAGCTCATCTGGGTTCTTGTATTCTCGCTCCTGCTTTCCTTTATCTTTCCGGTTCTGCTTTATCCGGTATTAAGCAGGTATTTCGGGAAATCTGATTCAGCTGCTATAGCTGCTTCCTACGGCTCAGTAAGTGCGGTTACTTTTATTACCGCTGTATCACTCCTTCAGAAACTGCAGATTCCATACGCAGGGTATCTGGTGGCAGCCCTGGCAGTTATGGAGTCGCCCGCGATCATCTCCGGTATCGTCATGAGCAGAAGGAACAACAGCGAGTCAGGCGGACTTCCGCTAAAGGAGCTAATCCGGGAGGCAGTGTTTAACGGATCGGTTCTGGTGCTTACAGGCAGTCTGGTCATAGGGATGGTAACCGGCTCTTCGGGTGAAGCTGATCTCGCTCCGTTTGTGCAGTATTTATTTAAGGGCATTCTGTGTCTCTTCCTGCTGGATATGGGGCTGGTGAGCGCGGCAAGGATTAAAGGAAGCAATACGATTAATCTGACTGTTGTTCTCTTCGCTCTGATTGTCCCGCTGGTGCAGGCAATACCCGGACTGGGAGTTTCCTGGTTCCTGAATCTTAGCACGGGAGATGCGTTTTTATTTACGGTTCTTTGTGCCGGTGCATCGTACATAGCCGTTCCTGCTGCGATGCGGCTGGCGCTGCCTGATGCCAATCCCGGTATTTACGTAACAATGGCACTGGCAATCACCTTTCCTTTTAATGTGATTGCAGGAATTCCGCTCTATCTGTATCTTGTAACACTCATAACAGGATGA
- a CDS encoding transcriptional regulator — protein sequence MQKVKRFEIITPDAALKELMRSFRERNITGYSVIPDVTGSGDRGSQSGDDLSGISKNVLIITTTEPGREHELEEAIRPILKRYGGVCMVTDALWLKH from the coding sequence ATGCAAAAGGTAAAACGCTTTGAAATAATAACACCCGATGCCGCGCTTAAAGAGCTGATGCGGTCATTCAGGGAGAGGAATATAACCGGATACTCAGTGATTCCGGATGTCACCGGCAGCGGAGACAGAGGGTCACAGTCGGGGGATGATTTATCAGGAATTTCAAAAAATGTCCTGATTATCACTACAACTGAGCCGGGAAGGGAGCATGAACTTGAGGAAGCTATCAGACCTATCCTGAAGAGATACGGCGGAGTTTGCATGGTAACTGACGCTCTGTGGCTAAAGCACTGA
- a CDS encoding rhodanese-like domain-containing protein, with translation MFSKLETIKKGLMKNQKFLFTFIIVAAVSVFFFAQSKPEKNMSVEELKQAMKTDKNLLILDVRTPGELTGNLGQIDGVVNIPVQELETRVKELDKYKGKKIAVICRSGNRSVPATNILLKNGHEAYNVPGGMIAWRNAGF, from the coding sequence TTGTTCAGTAAATTAGAAACTATCAAAAAAGGGCTTATGAAGAATCAGAAGTTTTTATTCACTTTTATTATCGTTGCTGCCGTATCAGTCTTTTTCTTTGCGCAGTCTAAACCGGAGAAAAATATGAGTGTTGAAGAGCTAAAACAGGCAATGAAAACCGATAAAAATCTCCTTATCCTTGATGTTAGGACACCCGGAGAACTGACCGGAAATCTCGGCCAGATTGACGGTGTGGTAAACATTCCTGTTCAGGAACTCGAAACACGGGTGAAGGAACTGGATAAATACAAAGGAAAGAAAATCGCGGTTATCTGCCGTTCAGGCAACCGGTCAGTACCGGCTACCAACATCCTGCTAAAGAACGGACACGAAGCATATAATGTTCCTGGCGGAATGATTGCCTGGCGTAACGCGGGCTTCTGA
- a CDS encoding RidA family protein, which yields MTRIQRFTSGAPWEEMFGYCRAVKAGDWIEVAGTTATEDGIVLYHGDAFNQTLFILAKIEKALKQAGADMSDVVRTRMFVTDISRWADYGRAHAEYFKDCKPASTMVEVKGLIDPDMLIEIEVTAYIGSMNYEL from the coding sequence ATGACCCGAATTCAGCGGTTTACCTCGGGGGCGCCGTGGGAAGAAATGTTCGGTTATTGCCGGGCGGTTAAGGCGGGGGACTGGATTGAAGTGGCGGGAACAACAGCAACTGAGGACGGCATTGTCCTTTATCACGGTGATGCGTTTAATCAGACCCTGTTTATCCTGGCAAAAATTGAAAAAGCCCTTAAACAGGCGGGGGCGGATATGAGTGATGTGGTAAGAACGAGGATGTTTGTTACTGATATATCCAGGTGGGCAGATTATGGCAGAGCTCACGCAGAATATTTTAAAGACTGCAAACCTGCAAGCACCATGGTGGAAGTAAAAGGACTGATTGATCCGGATATGCTTATCGAAATAGAAGTAACAGCATACATTGGAAGTATGAATTATGAATTATGA
- a CDS encoding ferritin, with amino-acid sequence MLNAKLEKALNKQINEEFYSSYLYLSMSAWFESKSLLGFANWMKLQSKEEYQHAEKFYNYVFTKGGTVTLAPIGQPKTEWKSVLDAFQNTLEHEQHITKCINDLVDLALAEKDHATGAFLQWFVNEQVEEEANATKILDDLKMIGDNSYGIFMLDREMGQRKPEAEPEAGKE; translated from the coding sequence ATGCTCAATGCAAAACTGGAAAAAGCTCTAAACAAACAGATCAATGAAGAGTTCTATTCATCATATCTTTATCTCTCCATGTCCGCATGGTTCGAAAGCAAAAGCCTGCTCGGATTCGCCAACTGGATGAAACTGCAGTCAAAAGAAGAATATCAGCACGCTGAAAAATTCTATAACTACGTTTTCACTAAAGGCGGAACCGTAACCCTCGCCCCAATCGGCCAGCCAAAAACCGAATGGAAGAGCGTTCTGGATGCTTTCCAAAACACTCTCGAACACGAGCAGCATATTACAAAATGCATCAACGACCTTGTGGATTTGGCTCTTGCCGAAAAAGATCATGCTACCGGCGCCTTCCTGCAATGGTTCGTTAATGAGCAGGTTGAAGAAGAAGCCAACGCAACCAAAATCCTTGATGACCTGAAGATGATCGGCGATAACAGCTACGGTATCTTTATGCTCGACCGTGAAATGGGTCAGCGCAAGCCGGAAGCTGAACCGGAAGCCGGCAAAGAATAA
- a CDS encoding cytochrome c: MKSLIQYFIFVFLVIGLYGFAFANYSNTAEEPAGKKAFVDAKCTTCHGISSEGVVTKSKKKENPDLSGIGSKLKADFMKQYILKKEMLNDKKHPSNWKGDEKALDDIVNWLESLKKK; this comes from the coding sequence ATGAAAAGCTTAATTCAATATTTTATCTTCGTTTTTTTAGTAATCGGACTTTACGGATTCGCATTCGCCAATTATTCCAATACTGCTGAAGAGCCTGCCGGAAAAAAGGCATTCGTTGATGCAAAATGCACCACCTGCCACGGTATCTCAAGCGAAGGTGTAGTTACCAAAAGCAAAAAGAAAGAAAACCCTGATCTTTCTGGTATCGGTTCTAAACTGAAAGCCGATTTCATGAAACAGTATATATTAAAGAAAGAAATGCTTAACGATAAGAAACATCCTTCAAACTGGAAGGGTGATGAAAAAGCTCTTGATGATATCGTTAACTGGCTGGAATCTTTAAAAAAGAAATAG